A section of the Spirosoma pollinicola genome encodes:
- a CDS encoding caspase family protein produces the protein MMLQPDPTQPGLWTNPAWKPGDAGTFAVLIGISDYPYLKDGNAPQLAENNYGLGQLAVSALTAYRLFEWLRDQYLYAPGPGAPCQLAQCWLLLAPTQQERAVMKDEVLANTLVPTYINCRKALRAWYRSMAKIDDEAARHSRAVFFYSGHGLEVSHEEQILLPTDYLEPTGGSLNDAVNLGAARPALMELKVGNQFIFLDACRNDTPELRERIVQGDGVFDQGLAHMTNPDCNLMLMYATASGQQTFGPRSVDKGISLFGQALLSGLKAERNFALDRQQVPYSVQWSPLHQFVGTAYNDLLKQYKSPLKQRVKVTGEYDDSFAVVTHIRPDMLIPAVPLPQERDIFFGSSDDATDSAFDNEINAYEMAPNNEYFGPADDDPSSLVDEDDGPLFEIYALSGQRLWNPFSGESFALSAHDFFGRETVTAMWSNARLYRVGTNEPVNQPILFQKVARTPDRIGYQVSFTLNDKGLYWLELTDDRTSYALILPCITDGIRPLFVAEFIVEESAPGQPFIFSISGLQLSLSPDNEGTLQAAALLWEKYENYGAAKATEDMDVNFLNNLVYGKMRDPLSALIASIILFRLGRTDKLPREWLENLLNWFPEYADTPVLLNEYLFRLEKAAPNEAVYQQRTGDCLLTMHKRGLPVTGEVISYAIREAGALTEGVNKDNQPSESLSGTLAVLKNARQFFLPGGLFTAFSGNGDALHELRVNWHLTH, from the coding sequence ATGATGCTGCAACCCGACCCTACCCAACCGGGCCTGTGGACCAATCCTGCCTGGAAACCCGGCGACGCGGGTACATTTGCTGTCTTGATCGGGATAAGTGACTACCCCTATCTTAAAGACGGCAATGCCCCCCAGCTAGCCGAAAACAACTACGGTCTGGGCCAACTGGCGGTTTCGGCCTTAACGGCTTACCGCCTGTTCGAGTGGCTTCGTGATCAGTATCTCTACGCACCAGGGCCGGGCGCACCCTGCCAACTGGCGCAATGCTGGCTTCTGCTGGCCCCTACTCAGCAGGAACGGGCGGTCATGAAAGACGAGGTGCTGGCAAACACCCTCGTGCCGACCTATATAAACTGCCGCAAAGCCTTACGAGCCTGGTATAGATCAATGGCGAAAATCGACGACGAAGCGGCCAGACACAGCCGGGCCGTCTTTTTTTACAGTGGGCATGGGTTGGAAGTCTCGCACGAAGAGCAGATTCTGTTACCTACCGATTACCTCGAACCAACAGGCGGCTCCCTCAACGATGCCGTGAATCTGGGAGCAGCCCGGCCCGCACTCATGGAATTAAAAGTGGGCAACCAGTTTATTTTTCTGGATGCCTGCCGGAATGACACACCCGAGTTGCGGGAGAGGATCGTTCAGGGTGACGGCGTTTTTGATCAGGGATTGGCCCACATGACCAATCCCGACTGTAATCTGATGCTTATGTATGCAACAGCTTCGGGCCAGCAGACATTCGGCCCGCGCTCTGTCGACAAGGGCATTTCATTATTTGGACAAGCGCTGCTGTCGGGACTGAAAGCTGAGCGCAACTTTGCTCTGGATCGGCAGCAGGTTCCGTATTCGGTACAGTGGTCGCCCTTGCACCAATTCGTTGGAACTGCCTATAACGACCTTCTGAAACAATACAAAAGTCCACTCAAACAGCGCGTAAAAGTTACCGGCGAGTATGATGACTCATTTGCCGTTGTTACCCACATCAGGCCAGATATGCTGATACCGGCAGTTCCCCTACCGCAAGAACGTGACATTTTTTTTGGTTCGAGCGATGATGCCACTGATTCCGCATTTGACAATGAGATAAATGCGTATGAAATGGCTCCCAACAACGAGTACTTCGGCCCTGCTGATGACGATCCCAGTAGCCTTGTCGATGAAGACGACGGTCCGCTTTTTGAGATTTATGCCTTGTCGGGTCAACGACTCTGGAATCCTTTTTCTGGCGAGTCCTTTGCGCTAAGTGCCCACGATTTTTTTGGTCGCGAAACCGTAACAGCTATGTGGAGCAATGCGCGGCTCTACAGGGTTGGCACAAACGAACCCGTTAATCAACCCATACTCTTTCAGAAAGTGGCGCGTACGCCCGACCGTATTGGTTATCAGGTTAGTTTTACACTGAACGACAAGGGATTATACTGGCTCGAATTGACAGATGACAGAACTAGTTATGCCCTGATTCTGCCCTGTATAACAGATGGTATACGACCTCTTTTTGTCGCCGAATTTATTGTTGAGGAGTCGGCCCCCGGTCAGCCTTTTATCTTCAGTATCAGTGGACTTCAACTGAGCTTATCACCCGATAACGAGGGAACACTTCAGGCTGCGGCCCTGCTATGGGAAAAGTACGAAAACTATGGCGCGGCTAAAGCAACCGAAGATATGGATGTCAACTTCCTTAATAACCTCGTTTACGGCAAAATGCGGGACCCCCTAAGTGCCCTTATTGCTTCTATTATTCTATTTCGGCTAGGTCGTACGGATAAGCTGCCTCGCGAATGGCTCGAAAACCTGCTTAACTGGTTTCCTGAGTATGCCGACACCCCTGTTTTACTGAATGAGTACCTATTCAGACTGGAAAAGGCAGCCCCCAATGAAGCCGTGTATCAACAGCGTACTGGCGATTGTCTCCTGACAATGCACAAGCGAGGTTTACCCGTTACAGGCGAAGTGATTAGTTATGCCATCCGGGAAGCCGGCGCTCTTACAGAAGGTGTGAATAAAGATAATCAACCTTCCGAAAGCCTATCTGGCACATTGGCCGTTTTGAAGAATGCCCGCCAATTTTTCCTTCCCGGTGGCTTATTTACTGCCTTTTCAGGAAACGGAGACGCACTCCACGAGCTACGCGTCAACTGGCACTTGACTCATTAA
- a CDS encoding amidohydrolase family protein → MATTNFFDFHLHPVFKKFICKYEDSYPSTRSLADLTGKFELTNPLVSLLDQELLHILGSQSCVDQLDIGHLAVGVAAIAPIEHLFTNKSDGGLFGKILNSGLTKPLDLTYMDRVRDGQVSYYQLFIREVNIYKRLHDARHINMLSRKTPKSLDAPSSRPNLALSLEGGHGLCRTLIGHPNIPDTSLSVTLADSLSIDFTTGFTSNPAQSLRQLQQALWRQDLDLCYLVLTHLSHIDEQPLATHAFGMKMISDVSSYPMGNGLSLRGRQVIDAAYTLNVDVPFTSTPAPVLIDIKHMSLKSRLDFYQYRREKNYQLPLIASHIGVTGYSINAWKEALNDASPMRLPSGEPVVTINVDRKTAGFWGAINKEFTYNAWSINLMDEDIEAVLDSNGLIGVSLDVRILGWQDLLSKGDKDEFVSAEEFRFFFPERFQQFAPPAPESQLVPTREERHPLALCFNILHIVSVGMIRTDQNPWQHICIGSDYDGLINPVINCRDVSQLPVLEDNLIRWLPIAERAYRKQNGGGPLLTRNQQGEVEAKYLKGIVRDVLYTNGERFIKRWLTSFK, encoded by the coding sequence ATGGCTACTACCAACTTTTTCGACTTTCACCTTCATCCGGTTTTTAAGAAATTCATCTGTAAATACGAAGACAGTTATCCGTCTACACGGTCGCTGGCCGACTTAACGGGCAAATTTGAGTTGACAAATCCTCTCGTTAGTCTACTCGATCAGGAGCTTCTGCACATATTGGGCAGCCAGTCGTGCGTTGACCAACTGGACATTGGCCATCTGGCCGTGGGCGTTGCGGCCATTGCTCCCATCGAACACCTGTTTACGAACAAGAGTGATGGCGGGCTGTTCGGAAAAATTCTCAACTCAGGCCTCACCAAGCCCTTGGACCTAACGTATATGGACCGCGTTCGTGATGGGCAGGTGTCGTATTATCAGCTATTTATTCGGGAGGTAAATATTTACAAGCGTTTACACGATGCCCGGCATATCAATATGCTCAGCCGAAAGACGCCTAAATCGCTGGACGCCCCATCGTCGCGGCCAAATTTAGCCCTTAGCCTTGAGGGTGGGCATGGCCTGTGCCGAACATTGATTGGACACCCAAACATCCCCGACACGTCGCTAAGCGTTACCCTGGCCGATTCGTTATCAATAGACTTTACAACGGGCTTTACCAGCAATCCGGCCCAAAGCCTGCGTCAGTTACAACAGGCACTCTGGCGACAGGATCTGGATTTATGCTATCTGGTATTGACTCACCTCTCGCATATTGACGAACAGCCACTGGCCACCCATGCGTTTGGCATGAAGATGATTAGTGACGTGAGCAGTTATCCGATGGGTAACGGCCTGTCTCTCCGGGGTCGTCAGGTAATTGATGCTGCTTACACGCTTAACGTCGACGTACCTTTTACGTCGACCCCAGCGCCGGTTTTGATTGACATTAAACACATGAGCCTTAAATCGCGACTCGATTTTTACCAATATCGTCGTGAAAAGAACTACCAGCTTCCCCTTATTGCCAGTCACATTGGGGTTACGGGTTATTCCATCAATGCCTGGAAAGAAGCCCTGAACGACGCGAGCCCTATGCGGCTACCTTCGGGCGAACCTGTTGTGACAATTAATGTGGACCGGAAAACCGCTGGTTTCTGGGGTGCTATCAATAAAGAATTTACCTACAATGCCTGGTCCATTAATTTAATGGACGAAGACATTGAAGCCGTTCTCGACAGCAATGGCTTGATTGGCGTGAGTCTGGACGTTAGGATTTTGGGGTGGCAGGATCTTTTGAGCAAAGGCGACAAAGACGAGTTCGTATCGGCGGAGGAATTTCGTTTCTTTTTCCCCGAACGCTTTCAACAATTTGCGCCCCCCGCCCCGGAGTCCCAACTCGTTCCCACCCGCGAAGAGCGCCATCCATTGGCACTGTGTTTCAACATACTACACATTGTATCGGTCGGTATGATTCGTACGGACCAAAACCCCTGGCAGCACATCTGCATTGGCAGCGATTACGATGGATTGATAAACCCCGTTATCAACTGCCGCGATGTGAGTCAACTACCCGTGCTGGAAGATAATCTGATTCGATGGTTACCCATTGCCGAACGGGCTTATCGAAAACAAAACGGTGGTGGCCCACTTCTAACCCGCAATCAACAGGGCGAGGTAGAAGCCAAATATCTGAAAGGTATTGTGCGCGATGTGCTGTACACAAATGGCGAGCGATTCATAAAGCGCTGGCTTACCAGTTTTAAGTAA
- the infB gene encoding translation initiation factor IF-2, with translation MAEEKSMRLSQVAKILNKGLSSVASSLSAKGFKVEINPNTKINTEQLEVLAKEYKSTELLNGTRRAEQPVVAAEPPRRQEEDVVLYRRDDARRPIVENKPESAPADLPKPAPVESQPAVQTAQTGLPGLKVLGKIDLNAKPVHAQPAPQAKAPVPQDVKPAVVAPPVAPPAPVAPPVAVETPKPVAPQPPVAPVVQPVAVAPSAPVAVETPKPVQTPPVEAKPVSTPAVAAPVSVEAPAPVAKVDTTPKEAPKPVVAESKPAQDLPKAVTEQPAAPAPVRQETPKPAAQGKPQENRNGNQRPANQPKPESQPAKPVTADEPDATTETIRAAGSHQLGGLKILGKIELPVSNPRQGGGGNNADKKGKRKRIRGGREGGSNPNQPNQGGGQPQGQGQAGNRPPREGDRGPANRTQGDRPQGDRTPATGDRSTAPRDGNRPQGQGQGDRTATPANRTGGTGTGQNQGGNNANRGGTANTNTNNRPAGAGNNANRGGTGNNANRGGTGNNANRGGGGRREAPTQADVQKSIQQTNARMRGNTPNRGADRRRDRRSQREDDRRLMNEQEELEAKILKVTEFVSANDLASLMDVSINEVISVCLNLGMFVSINQRLDAEAITVIADEFGYDVQFISAEDETEASIDVEADEPDDLQSRAPIVTIMGHVDHGKTSLLDYIRRAKVAAGEAGGITQHIGAYSVKNSDNRMITFLDTPGHEAFTAMRARGAKVTDVVIIVIAADDSIMPQTREAINHAQVAGVPIVFAFSKVDKPGADTEKIRAELASMNMLVEEWGGKYQAQEISSKSGLGVDDLLEKVLLEAELLELKANPSRRALGTVIEASLDKGRGYVSTVLVENGTLRQGDIMLVGAHYGRIRAMTNDRGERIKEAGPSTPVQILGLPGAPQAGDKFNVMETDREAREIANKREQLLREQTLRTRKHITLEEIGRRKAIGTFKELNVIVKGDVDGSVEALSDSLLNLSTGEVQVNIIHKAVGQISESDVLLASASDAVIVGFQVRPSASARKLAEQEQIEIRLYSIIYDAINEVKDAMEGLLAPTVEEIIVGNIEVRDVFKISKIGTVAGCYVTEGNIKRNNKIRIIRDFIVVHTGEISALKRFKEDVSEVKFGYECGLSIKNFNDIEVGDVIESFEFKEVKRTL, from the coding sequence AACACAGAACAGTTGGAGGTGTTAGCGAAGGAGTATAAATCTACGGAACTCCTGAACGGAACTCGCCGGGCTGAACAGCCTGTTGTAGCCGCCGAGCCACCGCGTCGTCAGGAGGAGGATGTCGTTTTGTACCGTCGTGATGATGCGAGACGTCCAATTGTCGAAAACAAACCAGAATCAGCTCCGGCTGATCTACCTAAACCGGCTCCTGTTGAGTCGCAACCAGCCGTACAAACCGCTCAGACCGGTTTGCCAGGGCTGAAAGTGTTGGGTAAAATTGATTTGAACGCAAAGCCTGTTCATGCACAACCGGCACCGCAAGCGAAAGCTCCGGTGCCACAGGATGTGAAACCGGCTGTAGTGGCACCACCTGTTGCACCGCCCGCTCCTGTAGCGCCACCGGTAGCAGTAGAAACACCTAAGCCAGTGGCTCCTCAGCCACCTGTTGCACCAGTAGTACAACCAGTTGCTGTAGCACCATCTGCGCCAGTTGCTGTCGAAACGCCAAAGCCAGTTCAAACTCCGCCTGTTGAAGCAAAACCTGTTTCAACTCCGGCTGTTGCAGCTCCGGTTAGCGTAGAGGCACCAGCTCCTGTTGCTAAGGTGGATACAACGCCTAAGGAGGCTCCTAAACCGGTTGTAGCTGAATCGAAACCTGCTCAGGATCTGCCCAAAGCAGTTACGGAACAGCCAGCTGCCCCCGCTCCAGTTCGGCAGGAAACGCCGAAACCGGCAGCGCAAGGGAAGCCACAGGAAAACCGGAATGGCAATCAGCGGCCTGCCAATCAGCCGAAACCAGAGTCTCAGCCAGCTAAACCGGTAACCGCCGATGAGCCTGATGCTACTACTGAAACGATTCGCGCAGCCGGTAGTCACCAATTAGGTGGCTTGAAAATTCTTGGTAAAATTGAGTTGCCTGTTAGCAACCCACGTCAGGGTGGTGGCGGCAACAATGCCGATAAAAAAGGAAAACGCAAACGTATTCGCGGTGGTCGCGAAGGCGGCAGCAATCCTAATCAGCCAAATCAGGGTGGTGGTCAGCCACAGGGTCAGGGTCAGGCCGGTAATCGTCCACCTCGCGAGGGTGATCGGGGGCCAGCAAACCGTACTCAGGGTGATCGTCCACAAGGTGACCGCACGCCAGCAACTGGCGACCGGTCTACAGCACCACGTGATGGTAACCGTCCACAAGGACAGGGCCAGGGCGATCGGACGGCAACGCCAGCTAACCGCACAGGTGGTACCGGTACCGGCCAAAACCAGGGAGGCAATAATGCTAACCGGGGTGGAACAGCCAATACCAATACAAACAACCGTCCTGCTGGAGCTGGTAATAATGCTAACCGGGGTGGAACGGGAAACAATGCCAACCGGGGCGGAACGGGCAACAACGCTAACCGTGGCGGTGGTGGTCGTCGTGAAGCGCCAACACAGGCAGACGTTCAGAAGTCGATTCAGCAGACGAATGCCCGGATGCGCGGTAACACGCCAAACCGTGGTGCCGATCGCCGTCGTGATCGCCGGAGTCAACGCGAGGATGATCGCCGTTTGATGAACGAACAGGAGGAACTGGAAGCAAAAATCCTGAAAGTTACCGAGTTCGTATCTGCTAACGATCTGGCATCGCTGATGGATGTGTCGATCAATGAAGTTATCTCGGTTTGTTTGAACCTGGGTATGTTCGTGTCTATCAACCAACGTTTAGACGCTGAAGCGATTACGGTTATTGCCGACGAATTTGGTTATGACGTACAATTTATATCGGCTGAAGATGAAACCGAAGCCAGTATTGATGTTGAAGCTGACGAACCAGATGACTTACAGTCTCGTGCTCCAATTGTGACCATTATGGGTCACGTTGACCATGGTAAAACATCGTTACTTGATTACATCCGTCGGGCGAAAGTTGCGGCTGGTGAAGCAGGGGGTATTACGCAGCACATTGGTGCTTATAGCGTGAAAAATAGCGATAATCGTATGATTACGTTCCTGGATACACCGGGTCACGAAGCCTTTACAGCCATGCGTGCACGGGGTGCCAAAGTAACGGACGTCGTTATTATCGTAATTGCTGCGGATGACAGCATCATGCCACAAACGCGTGAAGCCATCAACCATGCACAAGTTGCTGGTGTACCAATCGTCTTTGCTTTCTCGAAAGTGGACAAACCAGGGGCTGATACCGAAAAAATTCGGGCAGAACTGGCGTCGATGAACATGCTCGTTGAAGAGTGGGGTGGTAAGTACCAGGCACAGGAAATTTCGTCTAAATCTGGTTTAGGCGTCGATGATCTTCTCGAGAAAGTTCTGCTTGAAGCTGAACTGCTTGAACTGAAAGCCAATCCATCACGTCGGGCCTTAGGTACTGTTATTGAAGCCTCGCTGGATAAAGGTCGTGGTTACGTTTCGACCGTTCTGGTTGAGAACGGAACGCTTCGCCAGGGTGACATTATGCTGGTAGGTGCCCACTACGGCCGTATCCGGGCCATGACAAATGACCGGGGTGAGCGGATTAAAGAAGCTGGCCCATCAACACCGGTACAGATTCTTGGTTTGCCGGGTGCACCACAAGCAGGTGATAAGTTCAACGTGATGGAAACGGACCGTGAGGCCCGCGAAATCGCAAACAAACGTGAGCAACTTCTGCGTGAACAAACATTGCGTACCCGCAAACACATTACACTCGAAGAAATTGGTCGCCGGAAGGCTATCGGTACGTTCAAAGAGTTGAATGTAATTGTGAAAGGTGACGTGGATGGTTCGGTAGAAGCTCTGTCAGATTCTCTTCTAAACCTCTCGACCGGAGAGGTTCAGGTGAATATCATTCACAAAGCTGTTGGGCAAATTTCTGAATCGGATGTGTTGCTGGCCTCAGCGTCTGACGCTGTTATCGTTGGTTTCCAGGTGAGGCCATCGGCAAGTGCCCGGAAACTGGCCGAACAGGAACAGATAGAAATTCGTCTCTACTCGATTATTTACGATGCGATCAACGAAGTGAAAGACGCTATGGAAGGGCTCCTGGCTCCGACTGTCGAAGAAATCATTGTTGGTAACATTGAAGTACGCGACGTATTTAAGATAAGCAAAATCGGTACGGTAGCAGGTTGCTATGTAACGGAAGGAAATATCAAACGGAATAACAAAATCCGGATTATTCGTGACTTCATTGTGGTGCATACGGGCGAAATCAGTGCCCTGAAACGCTTCAAGGAAGATGTTAGTGAAGTGAAGTTTGGCTACGAATGCGGCTTGAGCATCAAAAACTTCAACGACATCGAAGTTGGTGACGTAATCGAAAGCTTCGAATTTAAGGAAGTGAAACGGACGCTGTAA
- a CDS encoding BatA domain-containing protein, with the protein MNFLYPSFLFGLLAVSVPIAIHLFNFRRTRRVFFTNVALLRTVQTETKSFRRLKHWLILACRCLFLIFLVLAFAQPFIPSKNKLGLSRQGVTSLYVDNSFSMQNERNTKRYLDIATSKLDELLTLFRNATSLQLLTNDFSSAEQQAGTAESVRDRVTSIRFAHTPRTLETVYRRQRNLLSSLNPGGRNQLFWFSDFQKSTAGDLSRLKIDTTDRLFIVPLDAQPTKNVYVDSVWLTTPFIREMQNNSLNVKLTNAGRENVKNLPIRLYLDDAQTSTASATIAPDGTATVSLNFNVSSKGYHRGRIVFEDYPITFDNQYFFVIEASPAVRVLHLYEQKAAPAGRTADYIDAVYSNDSLFVRRSFNVQNFDVGQLKETDLVVLEGVADVNGTLRTELERFVRQGGSLAIIPPTNPNTNSYAPFLQAVGIGSVQATATPGAVPTPLPVADPDRRNPFFRDVFQQSYQSEPLNMPTAAPVWRWSAGERLLSLRDGNPLLTQSRVNSAAGQGSVYLLASPLASTYGNLAEHALFVPIMYKMAALSVRAQRTAYSFDDNLVTIPVSNPSERAVYKLKRDKLEIIPIQRIVGNQLQLEMPKSNELAAGQEVEAGYYELRLNDKTERLLAFNHGNQESTMNFYSADELRKAFANQPTVEVFDSIQDGDFVQVLEQENLGQSLWKYFLLAALAFMLLEVALVRFMKG; encoded by the coding sequence ATGAATTTTCTCTATCCTTCTTTCCTGTTTGGTCTGCTGGCGGTATCGGTTCCGATTGCCATTCACCTATTTAATTTTCGGCGAACTCGGCGGGTATTTTTTACGAACGTGGCCTTGCTGCGCACAGTACAGACCGAAACCAAATCGTTTCGACGGTTGAAGCACTGGCTGATTCTGGCTTGCCGCTGTTTATTCCTCATATTTTTGGTGTTAGCCTTCGCGCAGCCCTTTATTCCGAGCAAGAATAAACTCGGTTTATCAAGGCAGGGCGTTACGAGTTTGTATGTCGATAATTCGTTCAGTATGCAGAATGAGCGCAATACAAAGCGTTATCTTGATATTGCAACCAGTAAACTGGACGAACTGCTGACGCTTTTTCGTAACGCGACTTCGCTTCAGTTGCTGACCAACGACTTCTCCTCTGCTGAACAACAGGCTGGTACGGCTGAGTCGGTTCGGGACCGGGTAACGTCCATCCGGTTCGCTCACACGCCCCGCACACTCGAAACGGTGTACCGTCGGCAACGCAATTTGCTCAGTTCACTGAACCCCGGCGGACGAAACCAATTGTTCTGGTTTTCTGACTTTCAAAAAAGCACTGCCGGTGATTTATCGAGACTTAAAATAGACACGACTGATCGCCTGTTCATCGTACCGCTTGACGCCCAACCAACTAAAAACGTTTATGTGGATTCGGTTTGGCTGACAACGCCTTTTATTCGCGAAATGCAGAATAATAGTTTGAACGTCAAATTGACCAATGCAGGCCGGGAGAATGTAAAGAACCTGCCGATTCGGTTATACCTGGATGATGCACAAACCTCAACTGCTTCGGCTACTATAGCCCCTGATGGAACAGCAACCGTCTCGCTCAATTTCAATGTAAGTTCGAAAGGTTACCACCGGGGTCGTATCGTATTTGAAGATTACCCTATTACGTTCGACAACCAGTATTTTTTCGTAATCGAAGCGTCACCTGCGGTTCGGGTGTTGCATTTATATGAACAAAAAGCGGCCCCCGCAGGTCGGACCGCCGATTATATCGACGCTGTTTACTCAAACGATAGCCTGTTTGTTCGACGTAGTTTCAATGTTCAAAATTTTGACGTTGGCCAACTGAAAGAAACCGATCTGGTTGTGCTGGAAGGTGTTGCTGATGTCAACGGCACACTGCGCACAGAACTGGAGCGATTTGTTCGGCAGGGGGGGAGCCTAGCCATTATTCCACCCACAAACCCGAACACCAATTCGTACGCCCCTTTTTTACAGGCAGTAGGCATTGGCAGTGTGCAGGCTACGGCAACGCCGGGTGCTGTTCCAACCCCATTGCCCGTTGCGGACCCCGACCGACGTAATCCGTTCTTTCGCGACGTGTTCCAGCAAAGCTATCAATCGGAACCACTAAATATGCCGACTGCTGCGCCCGTTTGGCGGTGGAGTGCGGGTGAACGACTGTTGAGTTTACGAGATGGTAATCCACTGTTGACTCAGTCGAGAGTGAATAGCGCTGCAGGGCAGGGGTCGGTTTATTTACTGGCCAGTCCGCTTGCATCGACATACGGCAACCTGGCCGAACACGCATTGTTCGTACCCATTATGTACAAAATGGCCGCTCTGAGCGTTCGGGCGCAGCGCACCGCTTATTCGTTCGATGACAATCTGGTAACCATTCCGGTGAGTAATCCATCCGAGCGGGCGGTTTATAAACTGAAGCGTGACAAACTGGAGATCATTCCGATCCAGCGTATCGTAGGGAACCAGCTTCAACTTGAAATGCCTAAAAGCAACGAACTGGCTGCAGGGCAGGAAGTGGAGGCTGGCTATTATGAGCTTCGCTTGAATGACAAAACGGAGCGTTTGCTGGCCTTTAATCACGGAAACCAAGAGTCGACCATGAATTTCTATTCAGCCGATGAACTTCGGAAAGCCTTTGCCAATCAGCCCACTGTAGAAGTTTTCGACAGTATTCAGGATGGTGATTTTGTTCAGGTACTGGAACAGGAAAATCTGGGTCAAAGCCTGTGGAAATATTTCCTGTTAGCTGCGCTGGCGTTTATGTTGCTTGAGGTAGCACTGGTTCGCTTTATGAAAGGATGA
- a CDS encoding DNA/RNA non-specific endonuclease gives MPTTLKNYNGYLPNFLGADLQVTLPNLTANQHKDLATVAGTTDNIAHYVNYSAVISKSRKFPYFTASNIDGTLFKKVNRKDNWRKDPRIDADSQWGPELYKAPHSDFDKGHMTKREDVQWGSTVLDATNAADSTFYYTNAVPQHAKLNQRIWADLEDYILHSEAVRDDLKICVFTGPVLSDLDPIFVTPVQNSQLKIPFLFWKVVVFPKSDGKLYRTGFLMGQKSLLERNGIVEVVTQELEDFEVLTDEAKLFMQFSEADTFQVSIETIEQLTGIKLPDAADSYTDSRPIKLVVEEVDINAEVFETDSIVQEMGFRIPNLVL, from the coding sequence ATGCCTACTACCCTCAAAAATTATAACGGGTACTTACCCAATTTCTTAGGTGCCGACTTACAGGTAACACTCCCCAACCTGACGGCCAATCAGCATAAGGACCTGGCAACAGTAGCAGGAACAACAGATAATATTGCCCACTATGTCAACTACAGCGCCGTGATCAGCAAGTCGAGGAAGTTCCCCTATTTCACCGCGTCTAATATTGATGGTACTCTTTTCAAAAAGGTCAACAGAAAAGATAACTGGCGCAAAGACCCCCGCATTGATGCAGACAGCCAATGGGGGCCGGAACTATATAAAGCGCCCCACAGTGATTTTGACAAAGGACACATGACCAAACGGGAAGATGTGCAATGGGGCAGTACCGTACTCGACGCGACCAATGCCGCCGATTCGACATTTTATTATACCAATGCTGTGCCTCAGCACGCTAAACTAAACCAACGCATATGGGCTGACCTTGAAGATTATATTCTTCATTCGGAAGCGGTGCGCGATGATCTTAAGATTTGCGTATTTACGGGGCCGGTTCTATCAGACCTCGACCCGATTTTTGTTACGCCCGTCCAAAACAGCCAACTCAAAATACCCTTCCTTTTCTGGAAGGTGGTTGTTTTCCCGAAAAGCGATGGCAAATTATACCGAACGGGGTTTTTGATGGGACAAAAGTCGTTACTGGAACGCAACGGTATTGTTGAAGTAGTGACTCAGGAATTGGAAGATTTTGAGGTGTTGACCGATGAGGCCAAACTGTTCATGCAGTTTAGTGAAGCCGACACGTTTCAGGTGAGCATAGAAACGATAGAGCAGTTAACCGGAATCAAGTTGCCGGATGCGGCTGATTCGTACACGGACAGCCGACCGATTAAGCTGGTTGTTGAAGAGGTCGACATAAATGCGGAAGTCTTCGAAACTGACTCAATCGTGCAGGAAATGGGGTTCCGAATACCAAATCTGGTGTTATAG